A region of the Dyadobacter sp. CECT 9275 genome:
TGGTAAAGGCTTTTACAACATTGACAGACTGCAGCGTTTCTTCTGCGACCACATTCGCCGCTGCCAGGGCGTCCTGTGCTTTTTTCGATAACCTCCGCATGTACCGGCCAAAAAAAACAGATGCGATCACGAGGATCGGGAAGGTGGCAAGCATGAATAAAGTAAGCTTCCAGGAAATGTATAACAACATCCCGATACCAATCACCAGGGTAGCGATTTGGCGGAAAAGCTCGGCAATTGTGAACGAGAGGAGCCCCTGCAATTGTCCTACATCCGAGGTGATCCGGCTGGTGAGCTCGCCTACCCTGCGCTGTTCAAGAAACTGGAGTGGGAGTGTAATGATTTTGCTAAACACGTCACTCCGGATATCGGTCATGGACCACTCACTGACCTTGGTAAACAGATAAATTCTGAAAAATGAAAAGACAGACTGAGCGATCAAAACTACAAACAGAAAACCCGTGAGCTGATTGATGGTATACTCCGACTTCCCGTCGATCACTTCTATGATGTTGCCTATTAATCTTGGAAATGCCAGGGAAGTCAGCGTGGATAAAAGCAGAAAGAGAAGACCCGTAAAAAAGGTATATTGATAAGGTTTTAGATACTCAAGAAGTTTGATGGTTATTTTAAGCCCCTGCCAGCTTATTTTTTTGATGGCAAAAGGGGATAACTCTTCTTCGCTTGATTTTTGGTCCGACATATTGGTACACTAAGATAAATACTTCTGCTGATTTACGGACCGGTATCGTAGCGGTCCCTGAAAAACACTCAGGCAGCTATATACAAAAGTAATTAATAATTAAGATTAACGGTCTTACTAAATACCTCAGTACGCCGCTGCCGGATTTGCAGGTTGGTATTTGTTGTTGAGAGATCTGATAAATGTGACAGCAGGCCTCTCAAAAAAACGTGTTACCAAATGGGCAATTAATATACAGAATATAATGGCGATGGCAATCGCCAGATATATGTTCGGGGAGAAATAGAGAAGAGCCAGATCCATGATTATTTTACCCACATACTGATGCAGCAGATAGAGGCTATACGATATATTTCCAAGAAAAAGTAAAGACGGCTGGCTGAGGAATTTGAGTTTTTTGTTAATAAACAGAATAAAGATGAAATGATAGAAGAGCATTAATGAGCAGTGCGGGCCAAATCCTATAATATACATGGTCCTCCCCCCTTTATCATGAAGATAACATGCTGATAAAAAACAGAATAGCAGAAACAGGTAACGTGTAAAGGTGTCCCCTTTAAATTTCAACTGATAAAATAGGATTCCGGATAAAAAAAGAGGAAAGTGATTAATCAACTGGATTTTCAGTTGAACGAACCGGTAAAGTTCCGGATAAAAATGCCTCCCCTGGTGAAATAGAAGGATAATGACCAGCGTGATCAGGCCAATTGTTTCGATCTCACCCGTTTTTCGGATCATATATACGGCAAATATCCAGGCATAAAAGGTAAGCTCAACAACCAGTGTCCAATAGGAGGGGTCCAGGTCTTCAACCGAGAAGAAGGCAGGAAACATGCTCAAATTAAAGAATATTTGTGGCAGGTTGAAGTTTTCATTTTCAAAAACGAATATGAAGGAGGAAGTGATAATGATACAGGCCCAAAAGGTAGGATAGAGCCTTGAAAAACGGGAAATGATAAATTCACTACGGTTTTTTATTTTGGTGATAGACATAAAAATAACGAAACCACTGATCATAAAGAAGAGGTCAACTCCGCTTACACCGTACCGGAATTCCAGTGACGGATTAATCGTTTTTTTGTTAAAGGTGAAGTGAAAGAGCATAACACCAAAAGCAGCCAACCCACGCAGTGCATCCAGTTCAAGTAATCTTTCCGGAATCATAGCAGAATTCTTCATGGAAGTTCAGATGGTATAGTGTGTGTGTTAAATTTTTTACAGAACGGGATGGAATTCTGATGGGTTAAGACGCTTATTATAAGCGGGAAGTAACGGGAGGTGATGGCCAATAGATAAAGCCATGGGAGTGCAGCCCGTTTGGACGGCAATACCGTACGAAGCAAGCGTTACATAACAGAAAGCCTGCTGTAAGGCAGTAATTGCAGAAGCAGAAATTTTTTCGTAAAATGAAAGAAGCCACGCAACCTCCCTGGGGTTATTCACGTAATTAGGTAAAAAAAGGAAAATAGCATGCCCGAGTATAACTCCGCCGTTCTTCAAGAACTACTCGACGGCTGTTTGAAAAGAAACCGCCGAAGTCAGGAGCTGCTGTATAAGCAGTTTTATGGGTACGCCATGAGCATATGCATGAGATATTGTAAGAACAAGGAAGAGGCAAAGGAGATTCTCAATGACGGTTTTCTCAAAGTGTTTACCAAAATAGAAAGTTTTGACGTATCCCGGTCTTTTAAGACGTGGCTGGGAAGGGTCATGATTAATACAGCCCTCGATCATTACCGGCAGGAAGTTAGGCATGACATATTTGTGGAGTATGAAGCGGCCGAGCAGGTTACCGTTGATGAGACGATTATCAGTAAACTATCCCATGAAGAACTTGTGCACTTCATACAGCAGCTCACGCCCTCTTACCGGATCGTTTTTAGTTTGTATGTTATCGATGGTTTTGCACATGAAGAAATTGCAGAGCGTTTAGGTATTTCGGTGGGCGCGTCCAAGTCCAACTTGTCGCGGGCCAGGGAAAAATTGCGAGAAATGTTATCCAGATTAAATATTGACAATTATGATAGAGTTACCAGATGACGAACTGGATAAGCTCTTCAGAAAGTCATCCGAAGAGCTTGATCCTACCTATGATCCCCAGGATTGGGGTAAAATGGAACAACTCCTGAATCAGGAGGATGGAAGAACTCCCATGTTTGCATGGATGAAAAAGTGGTGGCTGGCACTGTTAGCTGGTTTGTTGTTTTTGGGTGGAAGCATCGGCTACTATGCCTGGCAAAGGAATACGGGAGGTATTTCGGCTGAAACGCAGCCGGAGCAGGTGAATCTTGCCAAAAAAGAAAATAAAGAAAACAAGGCACCTGGTACTGCTGTAAAGACAGCAGATGAAGGAACGCCAGAAGTTGCGGACATTAAAATACAGCCCAAAGAAAAAGCAACAGAAACGACCGTAACTGCGTATCAGGATAAAAAAAGCCCGGCATCACCTGAAACTAAGTTTTCAAAAATATTGCCCCGGAATGGATCTAAGGCAGGCGGAGTGTTCTTAGAGCCGAACCGCTCAGGAAATCGGAGAGGATCCGGGGCACTTTTAACGAATTCAACCGTAAAGAATAATAGCAGAAACCAAAAGAGTGCAGGTCTGTACAGCCCTGAACCGGTGTTACGTCCAAACACGGAGCAGTCGCCCGTCAGGGAATTTAATTCTGTGGTTTCATCCGTTTCTGAAACGGATACACCCGCTGCCACCGGTTTGATCAGCCGGGCGGGGATACCTGGGAAGGAGCAGCAAATACCTGGCGAAGAGATAGGGAGGGCCGCGATTCCGCTGCTTGCCGCCAAACCTTTGGCATTCAGGGAGCTAATGCTTCCGACAGTAAAAGTACCATCCGGTGAAGAGCTCCCTGCGGTCATTTCTGTGGTGAAACCGCCTTCGCCCAGGTTTGCGGTCAGGTTTGGATATTCGCCGGACCTCAGCTCTGTAAAGTTTATGAATGGGCTGAAAGCAGGAAGTGCTGTGGCACTGTTGGGAGAGTACTCCTTTTTACCGAATCTCTATCTGCAGACCGGGGCAATCAGAAGTGTCAAAAAATATGTGGCCGGAGAAGGCGATTATGCATGGCCTTCTGATTGGAAACAATCAGTTCTTCCGGATAATGTTGATGGTTCCTGCAGAATTATCGAGGTGCCTTTCAACTTTAGGTATGATATCAGTTCAACCGATCGGCGGCGATGGTTTGCCACAACGGGAGTATCCTCTTATCACATGCAAAACGAAAAATATAAATATAATTATAAAAAACACGTTCCAGGAATCAAATGGTATAACTGGGAAGGTAAAACGGGCTGGTATTGGTTGAGCCATCTGAATGCCTCCGTTGGATATGAATACCGGTTGTCCGAAAAATTATCGGTTTTGGCAGAACCTTATGCCACAGTTCCGCTGAAAAAGGTGGGTTATGGCAAGGTAAATCTGTTTACCACCGGTATGTGGATTTCTGTAAGATACGTGCCTTCGTTCAAAAATAAATAAGCACTTACCGTCTGTTTTTTAATGAATCGGTTGTAAGGTATCCGTGAGTTAAGTCTCCCATTTTCAGTACCATGCAATTGGTTTCTGCAGGATTTTTATTGTTCAATTATTACTATTTTTTTATTATTCATCATGGAAAACACATCAAGAGAAACAATGAAAAGAGGCGAATTCCTTCGCAGCCTCGGCCTGAGCACTTCCACTTTAATGGCATTTTATTGCATGGGCACAACACTTACCTCGTGCGGATCAAGCAGCGATGATCCGGATCCGGCTCCCGGAACCGGGTCGGGAACGGGCCTCACGGGTACTACTACCGGAAGTGCCGTTAATTTTACCGTTGATCTTACCAATTCAACCTATGCCAAACTGAAAACGGCGGGTGAATACAAAATAATCGGAGATGTTTTAGTGGCGTTCACCTCCGGAAGTGCATACGTGGCGCTGGCAAAGGCCTGTACCCATCAGCAAACCGAGCTTCAGTATCGTAGCACTACCAATGATCTGTTCTGCAGTAATCATCAGTCGGTATTTAAAATTACAGGTGCTGTTGACAAGGGACCTAGTACCGGAGATACGATCACAGCTTTGAAAGTATATAAAATTACACTTTCTGCCGATGGCAACACACTAACCGTCACTGCCTGAAAAGATGCGTAAAAACTCCGCTTTGCTATTTCTTTTCAGTCTGTTATCTGTGCCGGCTTGGGCACAGGACGACTTGTTGAACCAATTGCAGCAATTGGATAGCGCCAAAACGTTCCCTGTAACAGCCACTTTCAAATCGACACGTATCGTAAACGGTCATTCGATTGAAACCATGAAAAAAAATCATCTGGACTTTCGGATTTCGCACCGTTTCGGAACGCTCAACTCCGGTGCATATCAGTTTTTCGGGCTGGATCAGGCCACTATGCGTATGGGGCTGGAATATGGCATCACCGACAGGTTTATGATTGGTGTGGGCCGGAGTACTTCCCAGAAGGCCTACGATTTTATGGCGAAGTTTAAGCTTCTGCAACAGACTTCCGGGGCTCGCAGTATACCTGTATCCGTCAGCCTTTTTGGAAGCACAGCAATCTATACGGTCAATAAGGAACTGGAATTTCAGGATAAGGTTTCCTATGTTGCCCAGGCACTGGTGGCCCGCAAATTCGGAGAAAGATTTTCTTTACAACTCTCACCCACATGGTTGTACAGGAACCAGGTTTTGGTCGACGATGACGAAAAATTGCTGCTTGCGGTAGGTATTGGCGGCAGGTTTAAGCTCAGCAAAAGGGTGTCACTTAATGGAGAATATTTTTACACGGCCCGGGAGAAAAACACTGTTACGGCACCCTACCACGACTCCATGTCGTTCGGTGTGGATATTGAAACGGGCGGGCACGTGTTTCAGCTGCATTTTACCAATTCCCTGGGTATGATAGAAAGGCAGTTTATCGGGGAAACTGCGGGGAGCTGGGGTAAAGGAGATATCCATTACGGATTCAATATCTCGCGTACATTCAGTTTTGACAAGAAATCTCGGGTCGGTTCCAAATAATTCAGGTATGATGAAATCAATTTCAGTCCTTATCTCCTTGCTGCTGGTATGTTCTTGCGGAAAGAGCTTTGGCCAGGCTTCCAGTGTCCTTTTTGCTACTTCTTCGGGAGAAACCCGCTTTTCATCGGATACTCCTCTTGAGAATATCCTGGCCGTAAACAAAAAAACGCAGGTGATCCTGAATACAGTTAAAAATGAAATTGCTGTAAGAATGAACATCAGGGAATTTGTTTTTCCGAACAAACTGATGCAAGAGCATTTTAACGAAAATTATATGGATTCGGATAAATTTCCTGTCGCAACGTTTAGTGGTACGTTAGACAGCGCACCGGATTTTTCCAAAGACGGGCAATATGATATCTCGGCGACGGGCAATTTTACCTTAAGGGGAGTTACCAAGAAACGTACGCTGAAAGGACTGATGAAGGTGACGGGTGGTACCATTTCTATCGCCTCTGAATTTGAAGTAGCACTGGAAGATCACAAAATTGAAGTACCACAGGTTGTATTCGTGAAAATTGCACAGGTCATTAAGGTGAAAGCCAATTACACGCTTGTGCCCTATAAAAAATAGGTATCACAAGCCGGGACGGTTTGTTCCCGGCTTGTGAATATTATCTTCTCCTTCTCCGTTTTTTGGAAGTCGATCTCTTCTTTGAGGAATATTTTCTTTTGGTAACGGTTCTTTTAGCCGGCGCAACCGTTTCTTCGGGGGTATCCTCCTGGTTAATAGTGTCTTCTGAAATGCTCTCCAATGGCTCGCCGCCAGTATTATTCAAATAAGGCAAAGTGCCTGAAATAACATCTTCAATTTTGGTGGTATGGTCAACAGCCCGAAGACGGTAGGCATAACGATAGGCTTTTGCAGGTATCCGGTACTGGTCGTGCACCCTGGGCGACCAGCTATCGTCTCCTCCAAGCCCCATTTGAGCAAGGTCAATATTCACCGTCGTACTGTTTCCCCGTGTAAGTACTGCTCCTCTGGCCTTGGCCGCCTGGAGTTCTCTGGCACTGTAGTCATGCACATTGATATTAAAAACGGAATCACTTACCGCCAATATTCCCAGTCCGTCACTATTGGTTAATAAAGCCCATCTTACATCCGTCTTATTGCCATTTTCCTGAGGCGATATATATGAAAAGTGCTGATCTGCTACTGTGCCATTGTACATACCGACCCTGCCACTCGTTTTTCGGTCGGCGTAGGTTTCATGAGGGCCTCTGCCGTACCATTGTATTTTGTTAAACGTATGAGGCATTTGGAAACGGCTTCCTATTTTGGCAAGAAAGGGCCATTGCCCGGAAAAATTATAGCGGTTATCGACATGTATATCTCCGGTAGCATAAACAGTATATACAGCGCTCATTTGTACCTCACCTCCTGATATTTTGTATATATTGGTAAAGGTTACCCTTTGGGCATGGGTATTAATCCGGTCGGTTTTAAGGTCAGAGGAGATAAGTTCCAGGGTATCTAAGCCTGCTTTGCGCCATTGTGCGGCAAAACTGGCATTTTTGCCTCCCTCATCATTATCCGTGGAAACCCGCCAGAAATCCGGATAAACCGGGCCTTGCAGCATTTCTTCTTGTTTATTTTTAAAAGAGACGAGGCCACCTTGCTTTTTGTCGAACAATACTGAAAAAAGCTGACCGGTGATCTGGAGGCGGGTACTGCTGACGTGACTGATACGCAGACCGGTATTTTTTGATAAACTGATCGTGCTCTTCGCAGCTGAAGGAACCTGGACAACAAACTGCTGCCAGGCGGTTTCATGACCTTTAGGAGCCCAGTCCGCTGCAACTTTCTGAACAAAGCTGATATTAAGAAAGTATTCGACACCCGGTTTAGGTGAGGCGGGAAGCTGAAACGGGATACTGATCTGCTGTGTTTGCTGTGGAGCAAGGTTAAGTGGTGGCAGATTCCCTTTTCCAATAATCTTTCCGTTTTCGAGGAGTGTCCATACGACTTCATAATTCGCCAGCGTAATGAAGTCATAAGCATTCCGGATGGTGATCAGTTTCTGTCCGGCTTTCAGGGTGTCAGGAGAATCAAATTTGATATATTGATATACCTTTTTAACTTCACTGAGTTCTGGCTGAGGGGTTCGGTCCGGGTTCACTAGCCCGTCTCCGGCATTGGCACCGTCAATATAGTTGAAGTAATCCCAATAGGCTGACCCGTCCGTTTTTTTCAGACGAAGCCCCTGATCAACCCAGTCCCAGATGAAACCACCCTGCATGGTTGGATTTCTTTCAATCACATCCCAGTACTCCTTCAGATTGCCGATGCTGTTGCCCATTCCGTGGGCGTATTCACAGACGATCAAAGGCCTGGTGCGGTCCTTTTTTACAAGTTCAGCCATATCCTTTAGGGAGGGATACATGACCGAAATGATGTCAAAGCTGCTCAGAGAAGTAGGGGAATAGTCTTTTCTGCCTTCATAATGAATAGGGCGGGAGGGGTCTGCCAGATGAATGAAATCGGCCATGCTCACAAAATTCTGTCCCATTCCTGATTCATTGCCCAGAGACCAGATGACCACACACGGGTGGTTTTTATCTCTTTCGATCATAGCATTGGCCCTTGCCAGAAATGCGGATTTCCACCTAGGATTGTCGGCCAGAATGATGTTTTTATTCCAAAGTTCATGACTTTCGATATTAGCCTCGTCCATCACGTAAAGGCCATACTGATCACACAGGTCATACCACTCCGAAACATTGGGGTAGTGCGATGTCCTGACGGCGTTGATATTGTGCTGTTTCATCAGCTTAATATCCCTTATCATGGATTCCCTGCTGATTACCCTGCCTGTTTCGGGGTCAAATTCGTGCCGGTTAACACCTTTTAAAGTGATTGCCCTGCCGTTTACAAGAAGCTGGCCGCCTTTTATTTTTACATCCCGAAATCCGACACGCTGACTTGCAGCCTCCAGTACCTTTCCGTCGGAGTTCATCAGCTGGATGGTCAATGTATACAGGTAAGGATTTTCTGCACTCCATTTTTCGGGATTGGCAATTGGGATATCAAGCCTGACGGGAAACTCCTGAAGTGCGGAAATACTGCTGATCGTTTGGCTGACGGGAGGCAGTACCACTTGCTTGTTAGCGTCAGTAAGTGTGAAAACCAACTGATGTGCATACGCATTTTCGGTTCCGTAGTTTTTTACAAATGCTCTCAATTTGAGTGTAGCATTGAGGTAGCTGGCGTCAAAAAGCGTGCGTACGGAGAAATCGGTCAGGCTTACTTCGGGATGTATGATCAGGTTTACGTCCCTGAAGATCCCCGACAGCCGCCAGTAGTCCTGGTCTTCCAGGTAACTGCCATCCGACCAGTTGATGACCTCCACGGCCAGATGATTGATACCCGGTTTCACAACATCGGAAACGTTGAATTCAAAAGGGGTCATTCCATCTTCATGGTATCCTATGGCTTCACCGTTCAGCCAGACATAACAGGCGGACTGCACCCCTCCAAAATGTAAAAAGAAGGTTT
Encoded here:
- a CDS encoding DUF5777 family beta-barrel protein, which produces MRKNSALLFLFSLLSVPAWAQDDLLNQLQQLDSAKTFPVTATFKSTRIVNGHSIETMKKNHLDFRISHRFGTLNSGAYQFFGLDQATMRMGLEYGITDRFMIGVGRSTSQKAYDFMAKFKLLQQTSGARSIPVSVSLFGSTAIYTVNKELEFQDKVSYVAQALVARKFGERFSLQLSPTWLYRNQVLVDDDEKLLLAVGIGGRFKLSKRVSLNGEYFYTAREKNTVTAPYHDSMSFGVDIETGGHVFQLHFTNSLGMIERQFIGETAGSWGKGDIHYGFNISRTFSFDKKSRVGSK
- a CDS encoding porin family protein, translated to MIELPDDELDKLFRKSSEELDPTYDPQDWGKMEQLLNQEDGRTPMFAWMKKWWLALLAGLLFLGGSIGYYAWQRNTGGISAETQPEQVNLAKKENKENKAPGTAVKTADEGTPEVADIKIQPKEKATETTVTAYQDKKSPASPETKFSKILPRNGSKAGGVFLEPNRSGNRRGSGALLTNSTVKNNSRNQKSAGLYSPEPVLRPNTEQSPVREFNSVVSSVSETDTPAATGLISRAGIPGKEQQIPGEEIGRAAIPLLAAKPLAFRELMLPTVKVPSGEELPAVISVVKPPSPRFAVRFGYSPDLSSVKFMNGLKAGSAVALLGEYSFLPNLYLQTGAIRSVKKYVAGEGDYAWPSDWKQSVLPDNVDGSCRIIEVPFNFRYDISSTDRRRWFATTGVSSYHMQNEKYKYNYKKHVPGIKWYNWEGKTGWYWLSHLNASVGYEYRLSEKLSVLAEPYATVPLKKVGYGKVNLFTTGMWISVRYVPSFKNK
- a CDS encoding QcrA and Rieske domain-containing protein — protein: MENTSRETMKRGEFLRSLGLSTSTLMAFYCMGTTLTSCGSSSDDPDPAPGTGSGTGLTGTTTGSAVNFTVDLTNSTYAKLKTAGEYKIIGDVLVAFTSGSAYVALAKACTHQQTELQYRSTTNDLFCSNHQSVFKITGAVDKGPSTGDTITALKVYKITLSADGNTLTVTA
- a CDS encoding acyltransferase family protein is translated as MKNSAMIPERLLELDALRGLAAFGVMLFHFTFNKKTINPSLEFRYGVSGVDLFFMISGFVIFMSITKIKNRSEFIISRFSRLYPTFWACIIITSSFIFVFENENFNLPQIFFNLSMFPAFFSVEDLDPSYWTLVVELTFYAWIFAVYMIRKTGEIETIGLITLVIILLFHQGRHFYPELYRFVQLKIQLINHFPLFLSGILFYQLKFKGDTFTRYLFLLFCFLSACYLHDKGGRTMYIIGFGPHCSLMLFYHFIFILFINKKLKFLSQPSLLFLGNISYSLYLLHQYVGKIIMDLALLYFSPNIYLAIAIAIIFCILIAHLVTRFFERPAVTFIRSLNNKYQPANPAAAY
- a CDS encoding glycoside hydrolase family 2 TIM barrel-domain containing protein, with amino-acid sequence MIDFYQMRISLIVLCTLTGFFPSLGQVIPEWQDPEVTSINTEKPRTDFIPYPDEKSALAFEKQTPFVKSLNGSWKFKWAQHPSKAPSNFFEPSLPDNNWDHIPVPSNWQVIGAREGRKYDRPIFTNIKHPFRANPPRIDADTNAVGLYRTTFSVDENLKNKTFFLHFGGVQSACYVWLNGEAIGYHEDGMTPFEFNVSDVVKPGINHLAVEVINWSDGSYLEDQDYWRLSGIFRDVNLIIHPEVSLTDFSVRTLFDASYLNATLKLRAFVKNYGTENAYAHQLVFTLTDANKQVVLPPVSQTISSISALQEFPVRLDIPIANPEKWSAENPYLYTLTIQLMNSDGKVLEAASQRVGFRDVKIKGGQLLVNGRAITLKGVNRHEFDPETGRVISRESMIRDIKLMKQHNINAVRTSHYPNVSEWYDLCDQYGLYVMDEANIESHELWNKNIILADNPRWKSAFLARANAMIERDKNHPCVVIWSLGNESGMGQNFVSMADFIHLADPSRPIHYEGRKDYSPTSLSSFDIISVMYPSLKDMAELVKKDRTRPLIVCEYAHGMGNSIGNLKEYWDVIERNPTMQGGFIWDWVDQGLRLKKTDGSAYWDYFNYIDGANAGDGLVNPDRTPQPELSEVKKVYQYIKFDSPDTLKAGQKLITIRNAYDFITLANYEVVWTLLENGKIIGKGNLPPLNLAPQQTQQISIPFQLPASPKPGVEYFLNISFVQKVAADWAPKGHETAWQQFVVQVPSAAKSTISLSKNTGLRISHVSSTRLQITGQLFSVLFDKKQGGLVSFKNKQEEMLQGPVYPDFWRVSTDNDEGGKNASFAAQWRKAGLDTLELISSDLKTDRINTHAQRVTFTNIYKISGGEVQMSAVYTVYATGDIHVDNRYNFSGQWPFLAKIGSRFQMPHTFNKIQWYGRGPHETYADRKTSGRVGMYNGTVADQHFSYISPQENGNKTDVRWALLTNSDGLGILAVSDSVFNINVHDYSARELQAAKARGAVLTRGNSTTVNIDLAQMGLGGDDSWSPRVHDQYRIPAKAYRYAYRLRAVDHTTKIEDVISGTLPYLNNTGGEPLESISEDTINQEDTPEETVAPAKRTVTKRKYSSKKRSTSKKRRRRR
- a CDS encoding YceI family protein translates to MMKSISVLISLLLVCSCGKSFGQASSVLFATSSGETRFSSDTPLENILAVNKKTQVILNTVKNEIAVRMNIREFVFPNKLMQEHFNENYMDSDKFPVATFSGTLDSAPDFSKDGQYDISATGNFTLRGVTKKRTLKGLMKVTGGTISIASEFEVALEDHKIEVPQVVFVKIAQVIKVKANYTLVPYKK
- a CDS encoding RNA polymerase sigma factor — encoded protein: MPEYNSAVLQELLDGCLKRNRRSQELLYKQFYGYAMSICMRYCKNKEEAKEILNDGFLKVFTKIESFDVSRSFKTWLGRVMINTALDHYRQEVRHDIFVEYEAAEQVTVDETIISKLSHEELVHFIQQLTPSYRIVFSLYVIDGFAHEEIAERLGISVGASKSNLSRAREKLREMLSRLNIDNYDRVTR